One genomic segment of Clavelina lepadiformis chromosome 3, kaClaLepa1.1, whole genome shotgun sequence includes these proteins:
- the LOC143449154 gene encoding cleavage and polyadenylation specificity factor subunit 5-like: MAVRRQSSGSGWPRYSQQPSYNSNDATVDLKTSSPYLNRGISLYPLTNYTFGTKEPLYERDSTVQARFQRMREEFDKGGQRRSVEGVLIVHEHGLPHVLLLQLGTTFFKLPGGELINGEGEVEGLKRLMTETLGRQDGVAQEWIIEDCIGNWWRPNFEPPLYPYIPAHITKPKEHKKLFLVQLGEKALFAVPRNYKLVAAPLFELYDNSTGYGPVISSLPQLLSRFNFVYN, from the coding sequence ATGGCTGTGCGAAGACAAAGTAGTGGTTCTGGTTGGCCAAGATATTCACAGCAACCCTCTTATAATTCTAATGATGCCACTGTTGATTTGAAAACCTCCAGCCCATACTTAAATCGAGGAATTAGTCTTTATCCTTTGACAAACTACACTTTTGGGACAAAGGAACCGTTGTATGAACGTGATAGCACTGTTCAGGCACGTTTTCAACGAATGCGTGAAGAATTTGACAAGGGAGGGCAGCGTCGCTCTGTAGAAGGTGTTTTAATTGTTCATGAACATGGTTTGCCTCATGTTTTACTCCTGCAGCTGGGTACTACCTTTTTTAAGCTTCCTGGAGGAGAGCTTATTAATGGAGAAGGGGAAGTTGAAGGATTAAAAAGACTGATGACTGAAACTCTTGGTCGTCAAGATGGTGTTGCCCAGGAATGGATAATAGAAGATTGCATTGGAAACTGGTGGAGACCTAATTTTGAGCCTCCACTATATCCCTATATTCCTGCTCACATCACCAAACcaaaagaacataaaaagttatttctgGTTCAGCTGGGAGAAAAGGCTCTGTTTGCAGTTCCTCGCAACTATAAACTGGTGGCTGCACCTCtctttgaactttatgacaaCTCAACTGGATATGGTCCAGTCATCTCTAGTTTACCACAGTTACTTAGCCGATTTAATTTCGTTTATAATTAA
- the LOC143449426 gene encoding uncharacterized protein LOC143449426 isoform X1: MSSAPALTAEYLIEIVVDDEECIIKPVSSSALQANDLFQCKYCDEKFKSQRGFEVHQKVKHRGYLGFSSETCSCKTIKSMWVEVCESPDDLTTEAIDYFMNIFATKPNGSELLTTFSIDGISRILHIFGPNADRCKSLEATRKMFDLFLRKIHAENTTELPSSNLTPDEISILEYVGG, encoded by the exons ATGTCGTCTGCACCAGCACTTACTGCtgaatatttaattgaaatcgtTGTCGACGATGAAGAGTGTATAATCAAGCCTGTATCATCTTCTGCTTTGCAAGCTAATGATCTCTTTCA GTGTAAATActgtgatgaaaaatttaaaagtcagCGAGGTTTTGAAGTTCATCAAAAGGTCAAGCATCGTGGTTATTTAG GCTTTTCCTCTGAGACGTGTTcttgcaaaacaattaaaagtaTGTGGGTTGAGGTATGTGAATCACCAGATGATTTGACGACAGAAGCCATTGATTACTTTATGAACATTTTCGCCACCAAACCAAATGGATCTGAGTTGTTGACAACGTTTAGTATAGATGGCATATCTAGAATTCTTCATATTTTTGGCCCGAATGCAGATCGATGCAAATCACTTGAAGCcacaagaaaaatgtttgatctTTTTCTcag GAAAATACACGCAGAAAATACAACAGAATTGCCATCAAGTAACCTCACTCCTGATGAAATTAGTATTCTCGAGTATGTTGGAGGATAA
- the LOC143449426 gene encoding uncharacterized protein LOC143449426 isoform X2, whose translation MLLVRCKYCDEKFKSQRGFEVHQKVKHRGYLGFSSETCSCKTIKSMWVEVCESPDDLTTEAIDYFMNIFATKPNGSELLTTFSIDGISRILHIFGPNADRCKSLEATRKMFDLFLRKIHAENTTELPSSNLTPDEISILEYVGG comes from the exons ATGTTACTGGTTAGGTGTAAATActgtgatgaaaaatttaaaagtcagCGAGGTTTTGAAGTTCATCAAAAGGTCAAGCATCGTGGTTATTTAG GCTTTTCCTCTGAGACGTGTTcttgcaaaacaattaaaagtaTGTGGGTTGAGGTATGTGAATCACCAGATGATTTGACGACAGAAGCCATTGATTACTTTATGAACATTTTCGCCACCAAACCAAATGGATCTGAGTTGTTGACAACGTTTAGTATAGATGGCATATCTAGAATTCTTCATATTTTTGGCCCGAATGCAGATCGATGCAAATCACTTGAAGCcacaagaaaaatgtttgatctTTTTCTcag GAAAATACACGCAGAAAATACAACAGAATTGCCATCAAGTAACCTCACTCCTGATGAAATTAGTATTCTCGAGTATGTTGGAGGATAA
- the LOC143449535 gene encoding protein LRATD2-like: protein MGQNESNSAYKQVASATEGDPTKNEDLMFVFHTTDEDSSDRVVHDNKMDYEMWPYYVTCNGRLLAERKYYCEPVDNLEFFRQVQPGDAVEFVKAGKRFHWAIYVGHDMFVHLHKGKVCEVKSSEICTDRQARPANIIYKQKSLPAVQIVNNAQTQVGKTSIWSSSECFAMWCRTGKAEFTNEETQIHNLDSKSPKISQGKYVLEMQLDAETATKRFHTLSELVEFRRNVEKFGKEIFIIEHL from the coding sequence ATGGGTCAGAATGAGTCAAACAGTGCTTATAAACAAGTTGCATCTGCAACTGAAGGTGACCCTACAAAAAATGAAGACCTAATGTTTGTCTTCCATACGACGGATGAAGATTCTAGTGACAGAGTAGTCCATGATAACAAAATGGACTATGAAATGTGGCCATATTACGTTACGTGCAATGGGCGACTGCTTGCAGAACGCAAGTATTACTGTGAGCCTGTTGATAATCTGGAATTTTTTAGACAAGTTCAACCTGGAGATGCTGTTGAGTTTGTCAAAGCAGGAAAACGTTTTCATTGGGCCATTTATGTTGGTCATGATATGTTTGTTCATTTGCATAAAGGAAAAGTCTGTGAAGTCAAATCTTCTGAGATTTGTACAGATCGGCAAGCCAGGCCAGCCAACATTATTTATAAGCAAAAATCCTTGCCTGCAGTTCAAATAGTGAACAACGCTCAGACTCAAGTGGGTAAGACTTCTATATGGAGCAGCAGTGagtgttttgcaatgtggTGTCGAACGGGCAAAGCAGAGTTCACAAATGAAGAAACCCAAATTCATAACCTTGATTCCAAATCACCAAAAATTTCACAAGGGAAATACGTTTTAGAAATGCAGTTGGATGCTGAAACTGCCACGAAAAGATTTCACACCCTATCGGAACTTGTTGAATTCAGAAGAAATGTCGAAAAATTTggtaaagaaatatttattatagaaCATTTATAG